Below is a window of Nitrososphaerota archaeon DNA.
CGCTTGAGCCTAAGTGAGCGTCCACTCTATGAGTTGAAGAATCTTCGGAGAGGCTAGTTTATAAATGATCCACTTACCCTCACGCCTCTTCTTAGCTATGCCCTCTCGTTCAAGTAGGTTAAGGTGATGCGAGGCATTCGGTTGGGTAAGATTTAAAGCAGCCATAACCTCACATACACACATCTCCCTCTCCGCAAGCAGCTTGATTATCTTAAGCCTGGTTGGGTCACTTAACGCCTTAAAGAAGCGCGCTTTAGCATCAAAGAAGCTTTCTTCGCCGATTTCTTTAGCTAACTTTCTTAGATCACTGATATACTTCTCTAAGCCACCAGCTCTACAAACCTCGCTGTAGCGCCTCTTTAGCCTCTCTTGGACCGTTTCCACGGTTATTGTGTTAGATACATACTTAAATATGTTTTACGGGTTACATAGACTAATATTTGGTGTACTTTATGTAGATATAGGACTGCGTTATAGAAGCCCACGCCGTCACAACCAGACTGATGATGAATGATATGATCGGACCTACGAACGGTATTAGGCTAAAAAAGCCACCTACTAACGCAGCTAACCCAAGCAATATAATCACGGCTAAAGTATTTAGCTTCTTATCTCGACCAAAGTATCTGCTGGCCGTCATAGCCTCTAACGCACCCTTATCCTCCAACATCAAAGCTGGTATAGTGTAGAAGAACCACGTCAAGAAGATCAAACCAGGCACTATAAACAGCACTAACCCTATCGCAACTATAATAGAGACAAGTATCGATGCTGCGATAAGTGAAATTAACTTCTTGAGAGCTGTGTTTGCAGCTAAAGTCAAGTTGGGGCTAACACCGTTTACCACGTCTTTCACCATAAGAGGATACATCCCTGAAACGACCGTGTAGACTATAAAACCAGCTAGGAGAAGGAGAAAAGTCAATGGGACGAGCAGAAACCAGCCTCCTAAACCATTCAATAGCTGAAGGATACTCAACCCCGACATTATGGTAAAGATGAGCGATGAAATGAGTTGTGGGATGAGGATCTTAGGGTTCCTGAGTAAAATGTTGAACGAGCTTGTTAGGGCTTCTCCTACATCAAACCCCTTTGCAGACATAACACCAAAACATCCGAATGCAAGTTAATAAACTTTGAGAGCGTGAAAGGTGTTTTAAGTGGTTTGATAGAGCTCTTTGCGCCTAGCCTCCAGCAACTCAACCCCTCTACCGATAAACTCAGCAGCAGTGGAGAGCCTAACACCCATCTCCTCTCCAACCTCATACACAGGCTTCACCCTCTCCTTATAATTAAGATCACGTAGCAGATGATGGTCCAAGATAACCGTATCCAACCCCTGAGCGACCAGGCTTCTAATAATCTTAGTAAGAAGCTGGTTTGCCAGATGCAGATCGTCTTCCTTGAAGCTGCTACCCAGCAGATAAGTCGGCGGACCATCCACTATAAGGGTCTGCGGTGCGTTTTCGAGAATGAACTTCACCTGCTCTTCGCTTACGGGTCCTTGCACATCAGAAGTAAAGAGTACTCTTTCACCCCCGCTTTCAACGCTAACTTCAACAACGTATCCGAGTTTGGCATCTGCGCCATGGCTTACTGCGTGTGAAAAATGGATCGTGGTTTCGCCTACTCGACATCTCCTACCGTCAGCCGCCTTTATCTCTTTAGGTACCCCCTGTACGCTCTGGAGAAAGTAGGCTGCTCGCCACATCTGACTTCGATTAATGTTCAAGCTGGGATCCTTGATGAATAGCCGTTTCCCTCTAAACACTTCTAGATGGCGTGTGGAGTGGTGGTCGTAGTGGTAGTGTGTCAAAACAACTATTTCAGCAGAATCGGCGAAGCTCACTATTTTACTCCAAGATTCATCTAGCCTCTGCCACTCAACCGGATGAGGCTTCAAACCATAGCGCGCGGGAGCAAGAGCTGCACTTGGATCTATGAGCAAGCGCACGCTACTAGTCTCAATAAAGGTGGCCATAGACCTAACCCCGAAACTATCTGCTGCGATGGGTGTAACTCTAATCATGAAGAGCACCCAGCATAGATGAGATGGGCTTCAACTCTTAGCAGCAGAATCTAGAAAGCGAACTATCCTCCTGGCACCTTCTTCAACTTTGTCTAGAGAAGCAGCATAGGAGATGCGTATACACCCTTCACCAAGGCTGCCGAAGGCTGAGCCCGGTACAACCGCAACGCCAATCTCCTTAATCATCCGCATAACCAGATCCTTAGAAGGAACGTTTACACCCTTTAGTCTGGGAAATAGATAGAAGGCACCTTGAGGCTTGTTAAATAAGAGACGTGGGCTTTCAGATAGAACATTACATAACAGATCCCTCCTACGCCTATATTCACGCAAAACATCGTCAAAGAAGCTTTGCTGTAGCTGTAGGGCTTTAATAGCAGCCCTCTGTATAAAAGAGGGTATGCAGGCGCAGCTGTACATTTGAACTTTAGCCATCTGCTCTATAACCTCAGGTGGGGCTGCTACGTAACCTATCCTCCAACCCGTCATAGCGTATACTTTAGATAGACTATTTACTGTCACCACGTATTTCTTAAATTCAGATAGACTAGCCGGGCTAAAATGCTGTCCCTCGTATACAAACTTCTCATACACTTCATCGGAGATGACCATCAGACCATGCTCCACAGCTGTAGATACTGCCTCCTCAATCTTCTTTCTTTCACTAACAGCACCGGTGGGGTTAGAGGGCGAGTTAATTATGAGGAGCTTTGTCCGCTTAGTTATAGCCTTTCGTATGATGTCTGGGTTGATAGTATAATCTCCACTTAAACCAACCTCAACCGGCACACCGCCTGCAAGCTTGGTGGCTGCAAAATATTGCACAAACGCTGGGCTTGGGATTATAACCTCATCTCCCTCACGGAGTAAAACGGTTAAGGCGAGGAATATCGCCTGAGTGCCTCCAAAAGTAACCATGACCTCGGTTTCCGGATCGACATCCACACCATTATCTCTCCTGAGCTTTAAGGCTATCGCATCGAGAAGCTCAGGGTAACCCTTGGTTGGAGAGTAGTGAGTATACCCTTGATCTAAAGCCTCCTTCGCAGCCTCCTTTATGTAGGCTGGGGTATCTAAATCGGGTTCGCCGATAGAGAGGTTTATGATATCTTTGGATCTCGCAACCAGATTGAAGATAGCTCTGATCCCCGACTCCTCAATACCGAGTACACGCTCGGAAAAAGACATACATCTAACATCCTCCAACACATATTTAAGTCTAATAAGGGCGGCATAATCTTTTTTAGAAAAAAAATCAATTAACTCACAGATTGGAAACAATCATCCTTGCGGTTACAGGTGCAGCAGGCACAATCGTGTCTACAACTATACTTAAGAAGCTCAAACAAAGGAGGGTTAAAACAGCGCTCATTGTCTCAGAAGCGGCGTATAAGGTTGCAGAAATTGAATTGAAGATCAAACCAATCGAATTGGATAGGCTGGCGGACGTATTTGTAAAAGATGAACACGAACTCGCAGATCTTCGACCAAAAGCCATGATCATAGCGCCGTGTAGCATGAAGACTCTAGCCGGAGTAGCTTGGGAACGCGCAGACAACCTAGTCTTAAAAGCAGCTAAACAGGTGCTTGAGAGAAAACTCCCTCTTATATTGGTGATTAGGGAAACACCGTGGAACATTATACACCTCAAGAACATGCTTCAGGCTTCGAAGAAGGGTACGACTGTTATGCCGCTTACTTTTCAACCTAAAGCAGCTCAGAAGAACATAGCTGAGTTGGTAGATGATCTAGCTGATAAGATAATCAGCTTATGTCTACGAGCGCCCTGGCCGGGAGATTCAGAGCCGGCTCGCTCTTTTGAACCCGGGTCAGAACGGTGACAGCGTCCTATGCTAGACCGGGCTCTTGGCGGGGCACGTTTAGGAGCATACCCCTACACCACCAGGGCGCAGATAAGGGCTTATATGTGGTTGAAGATAAAATTTTCTTTTAGAGGATGTGAAGCGTGGTGCGTAGTAGTTGATGGTTGAAGTTGCGGCTTCAAAAGGTGTGACGATCTCAGCACCTTCGGATGGCTTCGTCTCATTCTTTAACAGCCCCTACCATCCGCATATTAAACTCGCCGCATTAGACATCTACATTAGCTCCCGGCGATTCGGCTTTGAAGCACCTTCTCCCGTCAAAGGCAAGGTTCGAAGGCTGTACCCCTTTGAACCCCCTGTTCCAAAGTGGTTTAACGCCCCTAGAACCGAGTACGCGATTTTGATAGAGTGTTCTGCGAACCCTGAAATTTGGGCTAAGATACTCCATATCCAACCCTCTGTGAGAGAAGGTGATGATGTAGATGTCGGCACACCCTTAGGATGGCTCATAAGAGATGGCTTCTTTCACCCTTGGACAGATCCTCATATGCACATCGAATTACGAAACCGCTCTGATCCCATTAGGGCAACAGGGGGCTACCCGCTTGAACCCAAGATCTCGAACACATACTACGTTGATGGCGAATTAGATAGAAAAGAGGTCTATGGCGGAAGAGTGGTAGCGCTGGGTGAACGCTACGCTCTAGTGGAGCTACAAGCACCCTTCACATATCTTGAACCATTCTTCGGCTTATGCGGGCTGGTTGGTGACGAGTTTAGGCTGATTGACGGAGGCATACCACACTACCAGTGGG
It encodes the following:
- a CDS encoding winged helix-turn-helix transcriptional regulator; protein product: MSDLRKLAKEIGEESFFDAKARFFKALSDPTRLKIIKLLAEREMCVCEVMAALNLTQPNASHHLNLLEREGIAKKRREGKWIIYKLASPKILQLIEWTLT
- a CDS encoding pyridoxal phosphate-dependent aminotransferase, producing MSFSERVLGIEESGIRAIFNLVARSKDIINLSIGEPDLDTPAYIKEAAKEALDQGYTHYSPTKGYPELLDAIALKLRRDNGVDVDPETEVMVTFGGTQAIFLALTVLLREGDEVIIPSPAFVQYFAATKLAGGVPVEVGLSGDYTINPDIIRKAITKRTKLLIINSPSNPTGAVSERKKIEEAVSTAVEHGLMVISDEVYEKFVYEGQHFSPASLSEFKKYVVTVNSLSKVYAMTGWRIGYVAAPPEVIEQMAKVQMYSCACIPSFIQRAAIKALQLQQSFFDDVLREYRRRRDLLCNVLSESPRLLFNKPQGAFYLFPRLKGVNVPSKDLVMRMIKEIGVAVVPGSAFGSLGEGCIRISYAASLDKVEEGARRIVRFLDSAAKS